The Populus trichocarpa isolate Nisqually-1 chromosome 2, P.trichocarpa_v4.1, whole genome shotgun sequence genome has a window encoding:
- the LOC7459536 gene encoding ABC transporter C family member 5, translated as MGIVFLLNNISSESTNRVLKAIQGLPTLELASICVNLTLFIVSLFIISARQIFVCVGRVRILKDDSTVPNPTPIRRSSVDGEIRDVIIGTGFKLCLFCCFYVLLLQFLVLGFDGVALVREAVKGNDVDWSEICVPAAQGLAWFVLSFSALQCKFKLSEKFPVLLRVWWFFSFLICLCTLYVDGSSFFTEGSKHLSSHVVANFAATPALAFLCFVAFRGVTGIQVCRNSDLQEPLLLEEEAGCLKVTPYSDAGLFSLVTLSWLNPLLSIGAKRPLELKDIPLLAPKDRAKTNYKILNSNWERRKAENPSKQPSLAWAILKSFWKEAACNAIFALLNTFVSYVGPYMISYFVDYLGGKETFPHEGYILAGIFFSAKLVETLTTRQWYLGVDILGMQVRSALTAMVYRKGLKLSSLAKQNHTSGEVVNYMAIDVQRIGDYSWYLHDIWMLPLQIVLALAILYKNVGIASFATLIATIISIVITIPVARIQEDYQDKLMAAKDERMRKTSECLRNMRILKLQAWEDRYRVKLEEMRGVEFRWLRKALYSQAFITFIFWSSPIFVSAVTFGTSILLGDQLTAGGVLSALATFRILQEPLRNFPDLVSMMAQTKVSLDRISGFLQEEELQEDATIVLPRSITNLAIEIKDAAFCWDPSSSSSSSRPTLSGIQMKVERGMRVAVCGVVGSGKSSFLSCILGEIPKISGEVRICGTAAYVSQSAWIQSGNIEENIIFGSPMDKAKYKNVINACSLKKDLELFSHGDQTIIGDRGINLSGGQKQRVQLARALYQDADIYLLDDPFSAVDAHTGSELFKEYILTALASKTVVFVTHQVEFLPAADLILVLKEGRIIQAGKYDELLQAGTDFNTLVSAHNEAIGAMDILNHSSDESDENLLLDGSATLHKKCNASECSIESLAKEVQESASASDQKAIKEKKKGKRSRKKQLVQEEERVRGRVNMKVYLSYMAAAYKGLLIPLIILAQASFQFLQIASNWWMAWANPQMEGGQPRVSPMVLLGVYMALAFGSSWFIFVRAVLVATFGLAAAQKLFLKMLRSVFRAPMSFFDSTPAGRILNRVSIDQSVVDLDIPFRLGGFASTTIQLFGIVGVMTKVTWQVLLLVVPMAVACFWMQKYYMASSRELVRIVSIQKSPIIHLFGETIAGAATIRGFGQEKRFLKRNLYLLDCFARPFFCSLAAIEWLCLRMELLSTFVFAFCMVLLVSFPQGSIDPSMAGLAVTYGLNLNARLSRWILSFCKLENKIISIERIYQYSQLPGEAPPVIEDSRPPSSWPENGTIDLIDLKVRYGENLPMVLHGISCTFPGGNKIGIVGRTGSGKSTLIQALFRLIEPASGRIIIDNIDISSIGLHDLRSRLSIIPQDPTLFEGTIRGNLDPLEEHSDQEIWQALDKSQLGQIVRQKEQKLDSLVVENGDNWSVGQRQLVALGRALLKQARILVLDEATASVDTATDNLIQKIIRTEFKNCTVCTIAHRIPTVIDSDLVLVLSDGLVAEFDTPTRLLEDKSSMFLKLVTEYSSRSSGIPDF; from the exons GGTTTGGCTTGGTTTGTCTTGAGCTTTTCAGCTCTTCAATGTAAATTTAAGCTGTCTGAGAAATTTCCTGTCTTGTTGAGGGTGTGGTGGTTTTTCtcatttttgatttgtttgtgtACTTTGTATGTTGACGGGAGCAGTTTTTTTACTGAAGGTTCAAAGCATTTGAGTTCTCATGTTGTGGCGAATTTTGCTGCAACCCCAGCTCTTGCTTTTCTATGTTTTGTTGCATTTAGAGGTGTTACTGGTATACAAGTTTGTAGGAACTCTGACCTTCAGGAGCCATTGCTTCTTGAAGAAGAGGCAGGGTGTCTTAAGGTCACTCCTTATAGCGATGCTGGGCTATTCAGCTTAGTAACCCTTTCTTGGTTAAACCCCCTTCTTTCTATTGGCGCAAAGAGACCGCTAGAGCTTAAGGACATTCCCCTTCTTGCACCGAAAGATCGTGCCAAGACAAACTATaagattttgaattcaaattgggaAAGAAGAAAAGCTGAAAATCCTTCCAAGCAGCCGTCTTTAGCTTGGGCAATTCTGAAGTCATTCTGGAAGGAAGCAGCTTGCAATGCCATCTTTGCCTTGTTGAATACCTTTGTTTCATACGTTGGTCCGTACATGATTAGCTATTTTGTTGATTATCTGGGGGGTAAGGAGACTTTCCCTCACGAGGGCTATATTCTTGCTGGGATATTCTTCTCAGCCAAGCTTGTGGAGACGTTAACGACCCGGCAATGGTATCTTGGGGTTGACATCTTGGGTATGCAAGTGAGGTCAGCTTTAACAGCAATGGTGTACCGAAAGGGACTGAAGCTGTCGAGCTTGGCCAAGCAAAATCACACCAGTGGAGAGGTTGTTAACTACATGGCAATTGATGTCCAAAGAATAGGGGATTACTCTTGGTATCTCCATGATATATGGATGCTTCCCCTGCAAATAGTTCTTGCTCTTGCAATTTTGTATAAGAATGTTGGAATTGCCTCCTTTGCAACTTTGATTGCCACCATTATCTCCATTGTTATCACAATCCCCGTGGCTAGGATACAAGAAGATTATCAAGACAAATTAATGGCTGCCAAGGATGAAAGGATGAGGAAAACATCAGAGTGCCTCAGGAACATGAGGATTCTGAAGTTGCAGGCTTGGGAGGACAGGTATAGAGTAAAATTGGAGGAGATGCGAGGTGTGGAGTTCCGGTGGCTTCGGAAAGCCCTCTATTCACAAGCTTTTATTACCTTCATTTTCTGGAGCTCTCCCATATTTGTTTCAGCTGTCACTTTTGGTACTTCTATATTGTTAGGTGATCAGCTCACAGCGGGAGGTGTTCTTTCTGCTTTGGCCACCTTCAGAATACTACAAGAACCACTGAGGAATTTCCCTGACTTGGTGTCGATGATGGCCCAGACTAAAGTTTCTCTTGATAGAATTTCCGGATTCCTGCAGGAGGAAGAGTTGCAGGAAGATGCAACCATTGTTCTGCCTCGAAGCATTACAAACTTGGCCATAGAAATTAAAGATGCTGCATTCTGCTGGgacccttcttcttcttcttcttcttcaaggcCCACATTATCAGGGATACAAATGAAAGTCGAGAGGGGGATGCGGGTAGCTGTTTGTGGCGTGGTTGGTTCTGGCAAATCAAGCTTTCTCTCCTGCATCCTTGGCGAGATTCCCAAAATCTCTGGCGAA gTGAGAATTTGTGGCACCGCTGCTTATGTCTCACAGTCAGCATGGATACAATCTggaaatattgaagaaaatattatattcggAAGTCCAATGGATAAAGCAAAGTATAAAAACGTAATCAATGCTTGTTCACTGAAAAAGGATTTGGAACTCTTCTCACATGGTGATCAGACAATTATTGGTGATAGAGGTATAAACTTGAGCGGTGGCCAGAAGCAGCGGGTTCAACTAGCAAGAGCATTATATCAAGATGCAGACATTTATTTGCTTGATGATCCCTTCAGTGCTGTTGATGCGCATACTGGTTCAGAGTTGTTCAAG GAATACATATTGACAGCATTAGCAAGTAAGACTGTGGTTTTTGTGACCCATCAGGTTGAATTTCTACCCGCCGCCGATTTAATTCTG GTTCTCAAGGAAGGCCGCATAATACAGGCAGGGAAATATGATGAACTTTTGCAAGCAGGAACTGACTTTAACACCTTAGTCTCAGCTCACAATGAAGCAATTGGGGCTATGGATATTCTAAATCACTCATCAGATGAATCAGATGAAAATTTGTTGTTGGATGGATCTGCCACACTACATAAAAAATGCAACGCGTCAGAATGTAGTATTGAAAGCTTAGCAAAGGAAGTGCAAGAGAGTGCATCAGCTTCAGATCAGAAAGcaatcaaagagaaaaagaaaggaaaacgtTCAAGGAAAAAGCAGCTTGTTCAGGAAGAGGAAAGAGTAAGAGGAAGAGTCAACATGAAGGTTTACTTGTCCTATATGGCTGCAGCATATAAAGGCTTATTGATTCCACTCATAATCCTTGCTCAAgcttcatttcaatttcttcaaatagCTAGTAATTGGTGGATGGCCTGGGCAAATCCCCAAATGGAAGGAGGCCAGCCTAGAGTGAGCCCTATGGTCCTTCTTGGTGTTTATATGGCCCTTGCTTTTGGGAGCTCGTGGTTTATATTTGTCAGGGCTGTTCTGGTTGCTACATTTGGTTTAGCAGCAGCTCAGAAATTGTTTCTGAAGATGCTTAGAAGTGTGTTCCGAGCACCAATGTCTTTTTTTGACTCTACTCCAGCTGGACGGATCTTGAATCGT GTGTCAATTGATCAAAGTGTAGTGGATCTTGATATTCCTTTCAGGCTTGGTGGATTTGCTTCAACTACCATACAGCTTTTTGGGATTGTTGGTGTAATGACCAAAGTCACCTGGCAAGTTTTGTTGCTTGTTGTTCCAATGGCTGTTGCTTGCTTCTGGATGCAG AAATACTACATGGCTTCATCAAGGGAACTGGTCCGTATTGTTAGCATCCAGAAATCTCCAATCATCCATCTTTTTGGTGAGACAATAGCAGGAGCAGCCACAATAAGGGGCTTTGGGCAAGAGAAGAGGTTCCTGAAGAGGAATCTGTATCTTCTTGATTGTTTTGCTCGTCCATTCTTTTGCAGTCTTGCTGCTATCGAGTGGCTCTGCCTACGCATGGAATTGCTTTCAACCTTTGTATTTGCTTTCTGCATGGTTTTACTTGTTAGCTTTCCCCAGGGAAGTATTGATCCAA GCATGGCAGGGCTTGCTGTGACATATGGCCTTAATTTAAATGCACGCTTATCACGGTGGATACTTAGCTTTTGCAAGCtcgaaaataaaattatttccattGAAAGGATCTATCAGTACAGCCAACTTCCTGGTGAAGCCCCACCAGTTATAGAGGATTCTCGCCCTCCATCCTCGTGGCCAGAGAATGGAACAATTGATCTGATCGATTTAAAG gTTCGTTATGGTGAGAATCTTCCTATGGTGCTTCATGGGATATCCTGTACTTTTCCTGGTgggaacaaaattggaattgtgGGACGAACTGGAAGTGGTAAATCTACACTGATACAAGCATTATTTCGGTTAATTGAACCAGCTAGTGGGAGGATCATTATAGACAACATCGATATTTCTTCAATTGGCCTCCATGATCTTCGTAGCCGCCTGAGTATCATACCCCAGGATCCTACTTTATTCGAAGGGACCATTAGGGGAAACCTTGATCCCCTTGAAGAGCATTCAGATCAGGAAATTTGGCag GCTCTTGATAAGTCTCAACTAGGACAGATAGTCCGACAGAAAGAGCAAAAGCTTGACTCACTAG TTGTGGAAAATGGAGATAACTGGAGTGTGGGACAGCGGCAACTTGTTGCCCTGGGTCGTGCTTTGCTTAAGCAGGCAAGAATTCTGGTGCTTGATGAAGCGACAGCATCTGTTGATACAGCTACTGATAATCTCATTCAAAAGATTATCCGGACAGAGTTTAAGAATTGCACGGTGTGCACAATTGCACATCGAATCCCAACTGTCATTGACAGTGACCTTGTTCTGGTTCTCAGTGATG GTCTAGTTGCAGAGTTTGATACTCCAACACGGCTGTTAGAGGATAAATCATCCATGTTTCTAAAGCTGGTAACAGAGTATTCTTCAAGGTCAAGTGGCATACCGGATTTTTGA